A window from Mangifera indica cultivar Alphonso chromosome 2, CATAS_Mindica_2.1, whole genome shotgun sequence encodes these proteins:
- the LOC123209375 gene encoding probable peptide/nitrate transporter At3g43790 isoform X1, giving the protein MADNTSALVEKNYSDNCPGCRMNRLKEQQRGVPYKNLSYIWLVSLCTALPISSLFPFLYFMIRDFNVAEKEEDIGFYAGFVGSSFMVGRALTSVFWGVVADRYGRKPIILIGTFSVVVFNGLFGLSTNFWMALSMRFLLGCFNSLLGTIRAYASEVCREEYHALALSVVSTSRGIGLILGPAIGGFLAQPAKLYPSVFSEDSIFGRYPYFLPCLTISVYAVGVLIACWWLPETLHKHSTKLDESCDPSDVLGVSSIESVGSEDVVEAEDRKKTHKANLLKNWPLMSTIIVYCIFSLQEIAYTEIFSLWAVSGKQYGGLSFSSQEVGEVLSISGLCLLLFQLLLYPPVQKILGPLTVTRFSAAISIPLLACYPYIAMLSGVALYLAINCASILRNSLSVSLVTGLFILQNNAVPQSQRGAANGISMTAMSVFKAFGPAGGGILFSWAQKRQDAAFLPGDQMVFFVLNAIQFLGLILLFVPF; this is encoded by the exons ATGGCTGACAACACAAGCGCACTTGTAGAGAAAAATTACAGTGACAACTGTCCAGGTTGTCGAATGAATCGTCTTAAAGAGCAACAGAGAGGTGTCCCTTACAAGAACTTATCCTATATTTGGCTTGTCTCTCTATGCACTG CCTTGCCGATATCATCGCTCTTTCCATTTCTCTACTTCATG ATCAGGGACTTCAATGTCGCAGAAAAAGAGGAAGATATTGGTTTCTATGCTGGGTTTGTGG GATCTTCTTTCATGGTTGGACGTGCTTTGACATCTGTCTTCTGGGGTGTAGTGGCAGATCGTTATGGTCGAAAACCTATTATTTTAATAGGGACATTTTCAGT GGTTGTGTTTAATGGTCTCTTTGGCCTCAGTACAAACTTTTGGATGGCACTTTCAATGAGATTTCTTCTAGGATGTTTCAATAGTTTACTTGGCACAATTAGG GCTTATGCTTCTGAAGTTTGTAGAGAGGAGTATCATGCTTTGGCACTGTCTGTT GTTAGTACATCACGAGGTATAGGATTGATTTTAGGCCCTGCCATTGGTGGTTTCCTTGCACAG CCTGCAAAGCTTTATCCCTCTGTATTTTCAGAAGACTCTATCTTTGGGAG GTATCCCTACTTTTTACCATGCCTAACCATATCAGTTTACGCTGTGGGAGTTCTTATTGCTTGTTGGTGGCTTCCT GAGACACTGCACAAGCATAGTACAAAGCTAGATGAAAGTTGTGATCCATCTGATGTGTTGGGAGTTTCTTCAATTGAATCTGTTGGCTCAGAAGATGTTGTAGAAGCTgaagatagaaaaaaaactCATAAAGCAAATCTTTTAAAGAATTGGCCTTTAATGTCCACTATCATCgtatattgcatattttcacTTCAAGAGATTGCATACACAGAA aTTTTCTCTCTTTGGGCAGTCAGTGGCAAACAATATGGAGGTTTAAGCTTTTCATCTCAAGAAGTTGGTGAAGTTTTATCTATATCAG GACTTTGTCTTCTACtatttcaacttttattatATCCACCAGTTCAGAAAATCCTTGGGCCTCTTACGGTTACACGGTTTTCAGCG GCAATATCAATACCACTGTTGGCATGTTACCCTTATATAGCTATGCTCTCAGGGGTAGCCCTATATTTGGCAATAAATTGTGCATCGATATTAAGGAATAGTCTATCG GTGTCTCTTGTGACTGGATTATTCATATTGCAGAATAATGCTGTG CCTCAGAGTCAAAGAGGGGCTGCTAATGGCATTTCCATGACTGCAATGTCAGTTTTCAAAGCATTTGGCCCAGCCGGAGGTGGTATTCT GTTTTCTTGGGCACAGAAGCGACAAGATGCCGCCTTCCTTCCAG
- the LOC123209375 gene encoding probable peptide/nitrate transporter At3g43790 isoform X2, with the protein MADNTSALVEKNYSDNCPGCRMNRLKEQQRGVPYKNLSYIWLVSLCTALPISSLFPFLYFMIRDFNVAEKEEDIGFYAGFVGSSFMVGRALTSVFWGVVADRYGRKPIILIGTFSVVVFNGLFGLSTNFWMALSMRFLLGCFNSLLGTIRAYASEVCREEYHALALSVVSTSRGIGLILGPAIGGFLAQPAKLYPSVFSEDSIFGRYPYFLPCLTISVYAVGVLIACWWLPETLHKHSTKLDESCDPSDVLGVSSIESVGSEDVVEAEDRKKTHKANLLKNWPLMSTIIVYCIFSLQEIAYTEIFSLWAVSGKQYGGLSFSSQEVGEVLSISGLCLLLFQLLLYPPVQKILGPLTVTRFSAAISIPLLACYPYIAMLSGVALYLAINCASILRNSLSVSLVTGLFILQNNAVPQSQRGAANGISMTAMSVFKAFGPAGGFLGHRSDKMPPSFQAIRWFSSY; encoded by the exons ATGGCTGACAACACAAGCGCACTTGTAGAGAAAAATTACAGTGACAACTGTCCAGGTTGTCGAATGAATCGTCTTAAAGAGCAACAGAGAGGTGTCCCTTACAAGAACTTATCCTATATTTGGCTTGTCTCTCTATGCACTG CCTTGCCGATATCATCGCTCTTTCCATTTCTCTACTTCATG ATCAGGGACTTCAATGTCGCAGAAAAAGAGGAAGATATTGGTTTCTATGCTGGGTTTGTGG GATCTTCTTTCATGGTTGGACGTGCTTTGACATCTGTCTTCTGGGGTGTAGTGGCAGATCGTTATGGTCGAAAACCTATTATTTTAATAGGGACATTTTCAGT GGTTGTGTTTAATGGTCTCTTTGGCCTCAGTACAAACTTTTGGATGGCACTTTCAATGAGATTTCTTCTAGGATGTTTCAATAGTTTACTTGGCACAATTAGG GCTTATGCTTCTGAAGTTTGTAGAGAGGAGTATCATGCTTTGGCACTGTCTGTT GTTAGTACATCACGAGGTATAGGATTGATTTTAGGCCCTGCCATTGGTGGTTTCCTTGCACAG CCTGCAAAGCTTTATCCCTCTGTATTTTCAGAAGACTCTATCTTTGGGAG GTATCCCTACTTTTTACCATGCCTAACCATATCAGTTTACGCTGTGGGAGTTCTTATTGCTTGTTGGTGGCTTCCT GAGACACTGCACAAGCATAGTACAAAGCTAGATGAAAGTTGTGATCCATCTGATGTGTTGGGAGTTTCTTCAATTGAATCTGTTGGCTCAGAAGATGTTGTAGAAGCTgaagatagaaaaaaaactCATAAAGCAAATCTTTTAAAGAATTGGCCTTTAATGTCCACTATCATCgtatattgcatattttcacTTCAAGAGATTGCATACACAGAA aTTTTCTCTCTTTGGGCAGTCAGTGGCAAACAATATGGAGGTTTAAGCTTTTCATCTCAAGAAGTTGGTGAAGTTTTATCTATATCAG GACTTTGTCTTCTACtatttcaacttttattatATCCACCAGTTCAGAAAATCCTTGGGCCTCTTACGGTTACACGGTTTTCAGCG GCAATATCAATACCACTGTTGGCATGTTACCCTTATATAGCTATGCTCTCAGGGGTAGCCCTATATTTGGCAATAAATTGTGCATCGATATTAAGGAATAGTCTATCG GTGTCTCTTGTGACTGGATTATTCATATTGCAGAATAATGCTGTG CCTCAGAGTCAAAGAGGGGCTGCTAATGGCATTTCCATGACTGCAATGTCAGTTTTCAAAGCATTTGGCCCAGCCGGAG GTTTTCTTGGGCACAGAAGCGACAAGATGCCGCCTTCCTTCCAG
- the LOC123209794 gene encoding ABSCISIC ACID-INSENSITIVE 5-like protein 2 produces the protein MGIQTMGSQSNGQQQSHVHPSRQNSWYSLTLNEVENQLGNLEKPLGSMNMDELLRNVWTTESNEIENTSSVSPSCLQQRQTSQTLARALSGKTVDQVWKEIQQGYEKRFSRQREPSLGEVTLEDFLVQAASVSPMELDSPQPMAVTPSSATLSNTTIPTHNRAADATAIEKSVERRLRRKIKNRESAARSRARKQAYHNELVNKVSRLEEDNLKLKKEKEFEKMLGSESLSQPKYQLRRTSSAVF, from the exons ATGGGGATTCAAACGATGGGAAGTCAAAGTAATGGGCAACAACAGTCACATGTACATCCGTCTAGACAAAACTCGTGGTACAGTTTAACTCTGAATgaagttgagaatcaattagggAATTTAGAGAAGCCCTTGGGAAGTATGAATATGGATGAGCTTCTTAGGAATGTATGGACCACTGAGTctaatgaaattgaaaacacTTCATCGGTATCACCGTCCTGTCTGCAACAACGTCAGACGAGCCAAACGTTGGCCAGGGCGTTGAGTGGGAAGACTGTGGATCAAGTTTGGAAAGAAATTCAACAGGGCTATGAGAAGAGGTTTAGTCGTCAACGGGAACCATCGCTTGGTGAGGTTACTTTGGAAGATTTCTTGGTACAGGCAGCATCGGTAAGTCCTATGGAATTGGATTCTCCACAACCAATGGCTGTGACCCCTTCAAGTGCTACCTTATCAAACACGACAATACCAACCCACAATAGAGCGGCTGATGCTACTGCCATTGAGAAGAGTGTTGAGAGGAGATTAAGGAGGAAGATCAAAAACAGAGAATCTGCTGCGCGTTCCAGAGCTAGAAAACAG GCCTATCATAATGAACTTGTTAACAAGGTTTCACGTCTTGAAGAAGACAATTTAAAGCTCAAGAAAGAGAAG GAATTTGAGAAGATGCTTGGATCTGAATCATTAAGCCAACCAAAATACCAACTTCGTAGAACGAGTTCAGCTGTATTCTGA